One genomic region from Pseudomonas sp. R5-89-07 encodes:
- a CDS encoding MFS transporter: MSQSAAAALATDDDKNAIYKRVTLRLIPFIFICYLFNYLDRVNVGFAKLQMLDALKFSETVYGLGAGIFFIGYVLCGVPSNLALTRFGPRRWIALMMIVWGTLSTCLLFVTTPTHFYTLRLFTGAAEAGFFPGVVLYLSQWFPTFRRGRIMALFMSAIPVSGLLGSPFSGWILNHFAAGQGGLAGWQWMFLLQGIPTVILGALAYFLLSDSFANAKWLKPHERAVLEADQATDLANKPKTTTDSLAEVFKNPAIWAFGLIYFCIQSGVYAINFWLPSIIKNLGFSDNLVIGWLSAIPYLLAAVFMLLVGRSADLRKERRWHLVVPMLMGAIGLVIAVNFATTPAIAILGLTIATMGALTGLPMFWPVPTAMLSAGAAAGGLALINSMGQMAGFLSPYIVGFVKDTTGSTDVALYLLAAVIVAGSVLALRMTRTLKV; the protein is encoded by the coding sequence ATGTCACAGAGCGCCGCTGCAGCACTGGCCACCGATGACGATAAAAACGCCATCTACAAGCGCGTTACCCTGCGCCTGATCCCCTTCATCTTTATCTGCTACCTGTTCAACTACCTTGACCGGGTGAACGTTGGCTTTGCTAAGTTGCAGATGCTCGACGCGTTGAAATTCAGTGAAACCGTGTACGGCCTCGGTGCCGGGATATTCTTTATCGGCTACGTGTTGTGTGGCGTGCCGAGCAACCTGGCACTGACCCGGTTCGGGCCCAGGCGCTGGATTGCGCTGATGATGATTGTGTGGGGCACCTTGTCCACGTGCCTGCTGTTCGTGACCACGCCGACGCATTTCTACACCTTGCGCCTGTTTACCGGTGCCGCCGAAGCGGGCTTCTTTCCCGGTGTGGTGCTGTACCTCTCGCAGTGGTTCCCGACATTCCGCAGGGGCCGCATCATGGCGCTGTTCATGTCGGCGATTCCGGTCTCCGGCCTGCTCGGCAGCCCGTTCTCCGGCTGGATTCTCAACCACTTTGCGGCAGGGCAAGGCGGCCTCGCCGGCTGGCAGTGGATGTTCCTGTTGCAAGGCATCCCCACCGTGATCCTCGGCGCCCTCGCCTACTTCCTGCTCAGCGACAGCTTCGCCAACGCCAAATGGCTCAAGCCCCACGAACGCGCGGTGCTGGAAGCTGACCAGGCCACGGACCTTGCGAACAAACCAAAAACCACCACCGACTCCCTGGCCGAGGTGTTCAAGAACCCGGCGATCTGGGCGTTCGGCCTGATCTATTTCTGCATTCAGAGCGGCGTCTACGCGATCAACTTCTGGCTGCCGTCGATCATCAAGAACCTGGGTTTCAGCGATAACCTGGTGATTGGCTGGCTCAGTGCGATCCCGTACCTGCTGGCCGCGGTGTTCATGTTGCTGGTGGGCCGCTCCGCAGACTTGCGCAAGGAGCGTCGCTGGCACTTGGTGGTGCCGATGTTGATGGGCGCGATTGGCCTGGTGATCGCGGTGAATTTCGCCACCACCCCAGCGATCGCCATTCTCGGACTGACCATCGCCACCATGGGCGCCCTCACCGGCCTGCCGATGTTCTGGCCGGTGCCCACCGCGATGCTCAGCGCGGGTGCAGCGGCTGGCGGACTGGCCTTGATCAATTCCATGGGCCAGATGGCCGGGTTTCTCAGCCCGTACATCGTCGGGTTCGTGAAAGATACGACGGGCTCCACGGACGTGGCGCTGTACTTGCTGGCAGCGGTTATCGTCGCCGGCAGTGTGCTGGCGTTGCGGATGACGCGCACCCTGAAAGTATAA
- a CDS encoding SDR family oxidoreductase, with protein sequence MTTSLNGKTIIVIGGSSGIGAAVAKAAAERGANVVVAGRRLTSALHDGIRSEPVDVSDSASLQRLFETVGRFDHLVYTSGPSVNAKTLIDTDLDEAQANFNVKLWGALRTIQQALPFLHERGSISLTSGQLGRKLVPGQFIKIGINASTEALGKQLAKELAPRRVNVISPGVIDTPAYAGLGEEQRLAMFAKAGAALPVGRVGQAQEVAAGYVLAMENGYMTGAVIDIDGGGLL encoded by the coding sequence ATGACGACGTCTCTCAACGGCAAAACCATCATCGTGATCGGTGGCAGCAGCGGCATCGGCGCGGCCGTCGCCAAGGCCGCGGCAGAGCGCGGTGCAAACGTGGTGGTGGCGGGGCGCCGCCTGACCTCGGCGCTGCACGACGGCATCCGCAGCGAGCCGGTGGATGTCAGCGACAGCGCATCCTTGCAACGCCTGTTCGAAACAGTGGGGCGCTTTGATCATCTGGTTTACACATCAGGTCCTTCGGTCAACGCCAAAACTCTGATCGACACCGATCTGGACGAAGCCCAGGCCAACTTCAACGTAAAACTCTGGGGCGCGTTGCGCACAATTCAACAGGCATTGCCGTTCCTGCATGAGCGCGGCAGCATCAGCCTGACCTCCGGCCAGTTGGGGCGCAAATTGGTGCCGGGGCAGTTCATCAAGATTGGCATCAACGCCTCCACTGAAGCGCTGGGCAAGCAGTTGGCCAAGGAACTGGCGCCGCGCCGCGTTAACGTAATCAGCCCTGGGGTGATCGACACACCGGCTTATGCCGGGCTTGGTGAAGAGCAACGCTTGGCGATGTTTGCCAAGGCGGGCGCAGCCTTGCCGGTCGGGCGCGTCGGGCAGGCGCAGGAAGTGGCGGCGGGCTATGTGCTAGCGATGGAGAACGGCTACATGACCGGTGCCGTGATTGATATCGACGGCGGCGGCCTGTTGTAA
- a CDS encoding LysR family transcriptional regulator, translating to MSSILDLEVFVRTADTGSLSGAARGLGLTPAAASIALKRLETRLGLRLFARSTRSMRLTEEGRRYLDSVRVALAALNEGEQALKQQSQGLTGLLQVAAPSDFGRNVLLGWLDAFKAEHPNIRLQLMLNDSNADLFRDTVDIALRFGVPRDSSLVALPIASDHHRVACASPAYLSRHGTPQQPMQLSGHSALRYMRQGQVSKTWRFCRGAQVEEVEVSGDFLSDDGEVVRRWALAGHGIAYKARLDVVGDLAAGRLVALFEGWQGEPAPFNLMCPHRLQVSERVKALQRFLQERCQTLLS from the coding sequence ATGAGTTCGATCCTGGACCTTGAAGTGTTCGTGCGCACCGCCGATACGGGCAGCCTGTCTGGCGCGGCACGCGGGCTTGGCTTGACCCCGGCCGCCGCCAGCATCGCCCTCAAGCGCCTGGAAACCCGCCTCGGCCTGCGCTTGTTCGCCCGCTCCACCCGCAGCATGCGCCTGACAGAGGAAGGCCGGCGTTATCTGGACAGCGTGCGCGTTGCGCTGGCCGCATTGAACGAGGGTGAGCAGGCGCTCAAGCAGCAAAGCCAGGGCCTGACCGGTTTGCTGCAAGTGGCGGCGCCCTCGGATTTCGGGCGCAATGTGCTGCTGGGCTGGCTGGACGCATTCAAGGCCGAACACCCGAACATCCGCCTGCAACTGATGCTCAACGACAGCAACGCCGACCTGTTTCGGGACACGGTCGACATTGCCCTGCGTTTTGGCGTGCCGCGGGACTCAAGCCTGGTCGCCCTGCCCATCGCCTCGGACCACCATCGCGTCGCCTGCGCAAGCCCGGCCTATCTCTCGCGCCACGGTACGCCGCAGCAGCCGATGCAGCTGTCAGGGCACAGCGCATTGCGTTACATGCGCCAGGGCCAAGTCAGCAAAACCTGGCGCTTTTGCCGGGGCGCGCAGGTTGAAGAGGTCGAGGTCAGTGGAGATTTTCTCAGCGACGACGGCGAAGTGGTGCGCCGTTGGGCCCTGGCCGGCCACGGCATCGCCTATAAAGCCCGACTCGATGTAGTGGGCGACCTTGCCGCCGGCCGACTGGTGGCCTTGTTTGAGGGGTGGCAAGGCGAACCGGCGCCGTTCAACCTGATGTGCCCGCACCGCCTGCAGGTATCGGAACGGGTAAAAGCGCTGCAGCGTTTTTTGCAGGAGCGCTGCCAGACGTTGCTGAGTTGA
- a CDS encoding aldo/keto reductase, with product MIYRTLGQSGLKVSALTLGTMMFGEQTSTEDSLRIIDKAWGQGINFIDTADVYTGGRSEEIVGEAIARNRQDWVVASKVGFGPADGVPNRSGLSRKRMFNALDASLARLDTDYLDIYYLHREDHDTPLEVTVSAMGDLIRQGKVRYWGLSNYRGWRIAEVIRVAERLGVDRPIISQPLYNIVNRQAEVEQITAAAAYGLGVVPYSPLARGVLSGKYAPDLTPEPGSRAARQDKRILETEWRVESLRIAQQIQQYTQGRGVGMVEFAIAWVLNNAAVSSAIVGPRTEAQWDAYTGALAVEITAQDEAFIDSLVTPGHSSTPGFNDIGHFVSGRVMRSSQ from the coding sequence ATGATTTACCGCACATTGGGCCAGTCCGGATTGAAGGTCAGCGCACTGACGCTGGGCACCATGATGTTTGGCGAACAGACCAGCACCGAAGACTCGCTACGTATCATCGACAAGGCCTGGGGCCAGGGCATCAACTTTATCGACACGGCCGACGTCTACACCGGCGGGCGTTCCGAAGAGATCGTCGGCGAGGCCATCGCGCGCAACCGCCAGGACTGGGTGGTGGCTTCGAAGGTCGGGTTCGGCCCGGCGGATGGCGTGCCCAACCGCAGTGGCCTGAGCCGCAAACGCATGTTCAATGCGCTGGATGCCAGCCTGGCTAGATTGGACACCGACTACCTGGACATCTATTACCTGCACCGCGAGGACCACGACACGCCGCTGGAGGTCACGGTATCGGCGATGGGCGACCTGATCCGCCAGGGCAAAGTGCGCTATTGGGGGTTGTCCAACTATCGCGGCTGGCGTATCGCCGAGGTCATTCGCGTGGCCGAGCGCCTGGGCGTGGATCGGCCCATCATCAGCCAACCGTTGTACAACATCGTCAATCGCCAGGCTGAAGTCGAGCAGATCACCGCCGCTGCCGCCTATGGCCTGGGCGTGGTGCCGTACAGCCCGTTGGCGCGCGGCGTGCTCAGCGGCAAGTATGCTCCCGACCTCACCCCAGAACCCGGCAGTCGTGCGGCACGCCAGGACAAACGCATCCTGGAAACCGAATGGCGGGTGGAATCGCTGCGCATTGCCCAGCAGATCCAGCAATACACCCAGGGCCGTGGCGTGGGAATGGTCGAGTTCGCGATTGCCTGGGTGCTGAACAACGCGGCGGTGAGTTCGGCGATCGTTGGCCCGCGCACCGAGGCGCAGTGGGATGCGTATACCGGGGCGTTGGCCGTAGAGATCACGGCGCAGGATGAAGCGTTCATAGATTCACTGGTGACGCCGGGACATTCGTCCACACCGGGGTTCAACGACATAGGGCATTTCGTATCGGGCCGAGTGATGCGTTCGTCGCAATGA
- the rarD gene encoding EamA family transporter RarD: MSKGVVLSVLASVLFAVMYYFTSLLTPLSGLEIFGWRMLLTVPCMTVFMAVSGEWRRVWELLRMLAANPRVIGGVLLSSALLGVQLWLFMWAPLNGRSLDVSVGYFLLPLTMVLTGRLVYGERLSRLQQIAVVFAALGVLNELYQAGGFSWATLVVIIGYPVYFVVRKYLGTDHLGGLWLDMALMLPVAWWFVQSGEQGVAVLDAQPRLYALIPMLGLISASALVSYIIASRLLAFSLFGLLSYVEPVLLLAVALLLGEGIKGGQWLTYIPIWLAVMVLVYEGFKHLVRQRKA; the protein is encoded by the coding sequence GTGTCTAAAGGTGTTGTGTTATCAGTATTGGCCTCGGTGTTGTTTGCCGTGATGTATTACTTCACGTCTCTGCTCACCCCCCTGAGTGGCCTGGAAATTTTCGGCTGGCGCATGTTGCTGACCGTGCCCTGCATGACCGTGTTCATGGCGGTCAGCGGCGAATGGCGGCGGGTGTGGGAGTTGCTGCGGATGCTGGCGGCCAATCCGCGCGTGATCGGTGGCGTGCTGCTGTCGTCCGCCCTGCTCGGCGTGCAGTTGTGGCTGTTCATGTGGGCGCCGCTGAACGGGCGCAGCCTGGATGTGTCGGTGGGGTATTTCCTGTTGCCGCTGACCATGGTGCTGACCGGGCGCCTGGTCTATGGCGAACGCTTGTCGCGCTTGCAGCAGATCGCCGTGGTATTTGCAGCGTTAGGGGTGCTCAACGAGTTGTACCAGGCCGGCGGTTTTTCCTGGGCGACGCTGGTGGTGATCATCGGTTACCCGGTGTATTTCGTGGTGCGTAAATACCTGGGCACCGACCATCTGGGCGGCTTGTGGCTGGACATGGCGTTAATGCTGCCAGTGGCCTGGTGGTTTGTGCAAAGCGGCGAACAGGGCGTTGCGGTACTGGATGCGCAGCCCAGGCTCTACGCGTTGATTCCCATGCTGGGCTTGATCAGCGCATCGGCGCTGGTGAGCTATATCATCGCCAGTCGTTTGCTGGCCTTCAGCCTGTTCGGCCTGCTCAGTTATGTGGAGCCGGTGTTGCTGCTGGCAGTGGCGCTACTGCTGGGCGAGGGCATCAAGGGCGGGCAATGGCTGACCTATATCCCGATCTGGTTGGCGGTGATGGTGCTGGTGTATGAAGGGTTCAAGCACTTGGTGCGTCAGCGCAAGGCCTGA
- the hppD gene encoding 4-hydroxyphenylpyruvate dioxygenase, which translates to MTDQYENPMGLMGFEFIEFASPTPGTLEPIFEIMGFTKVATHRSKNVHLYRQGEINLILNNEPNSLASYFAAEHGPSVCGMAFRVKNSQEAYQRALELGAQPIHIETGPMELNLPAIKGIGGAPLYLIDRFGEGSSIYDIDFVYLEGVERNPQGAGLKVIDHLTHNVYRGRMAYWANFYEKLFNFREARYFDIKGEYTGLTSKAMSAPDGMIRIPLNEESSKGAGQIEEFLMQFNGEGIQHVAFLTDDLVKTWDALKKIGMRFMTAPPDTYYEMLEGRLPNHGEPVDQLQARGILLDGSSIEGDKRLLLQIFSETLMGPVFFEFIQRKGDDGFGEGNFKALFESIERDQVRRGVLTTD; encoded by the coding sequence ATGACCGACCAATACGAAAACCCGATGGGCCTGATGGGCTTTGAGTTCATTGAATTCGCCTCGCCGACCCCGGGCACCCTGGAGCCGATCTTCGAGATCATGGGCTTCACCAAGGTGGCGACCCACCGTTCCAAGAACGTACACCTGTACCGCCAGGGCGAGATCAACCTGATCCTCAATAATGAGCCCAACAGCCTGGCCTCCTACTTTGCGGCGGAACACGGCCCGTCGGTGTGCGGCATGGCGTTTCGCGTGAAGAACTCCCAGGAAGCCTACCAGCGTGCGCTGGAACTGGGCGCCCAGCCGATTCATATCGAAACCGGCCCGATGGAGTTGAACCTGCCGGCGATCAAAGGCATCGGCGGGGCACCGCTGTACCTGATCGACCGTTTTGGCGAGGGCAGTTCGATCTATGACATCGACTTCGTCTACCTCGAAGGCGTAGAGCGCAACCCGCAAGGTGCCGGCCTTAAGGTCATTGACCACCTGACCCACAACGTCTACCGCGGGCGCATGGCTTATTGGGCCAACTTCTACGAGAAACTGTTCAACTTCCGTGAAGCGCGCTACTTCGATATCAAGGGCGAATACACCGGCCTGACTTCCAAGGCCATGAGCGCGCCGGATGGCATGATCCGCATCCCGTTGAACGAAGAGTCGTCCAAGGGCGCAGGCCAGATCGAAGAGTTCCTGATGCAGTTCAACGGCGAGGGCATCCAGCACGTGGCGTTCCTCACCGACGACCTGGTCAAGACCTGGGACGCGTTGAAGAAGATCGGCATGCGCTTCATGACCGCGCCGCCGGACACCTATTACGAGATGCTCGAAGGCCGTCTGCCGAACCACGGCGAACCGGTGGATCAACTGCAGGCACGCGGCATTTTGCTGGATGGCTCCTCGATCGAGGGCGACAAGCGCCTGCTGCTGCAGATTTTCTCGGAAACCCTGATGGGCCCGGTGTTCTTCGAATTCATTCAGCGTAAAGGCGACGATGGGTTTGGTGAAGGCAACTTCAAGGCGTTGTTCGAGTCCATCGAGCGCGACCAGGTACGTCGCGGTGTATTGACCACCGACTAA
- a CDS encoding EAL domain-containing protein: MPLTTKGQRSRVARYFFSTICGLLPVLLGVVILYWQAERTLEQSTAQTAQEAVRQFDLMLDNTALAARALLPLAGLPCDKSAKLALREQVTRRPFVRATTLSWQKNIYCSSLFGSSYQSPVNPDDYVDGNLWLMNGNPVTPDTALLVYRLVDGDRAAFASIDGYHLTNALRLISRYAFLVLKVGPHWLDAEGKVHTGTPPAFDVAHHFLTSSRYPYSVDVGMPEGEVWRYMQARYPAVFSLVVFFGVLAGLLAHWLQMRSSAPTHELQRALGANEFIPYFQPVVRGDTRQWAGCEVLMRWKHPKEGLVRPDLFIPLAEHSGLIVPMTRALLRQTAAQLAPHAERFSPGFHIGVNITARHCQDLDLVDDCREFLAAFPPGQVTLVLELTERELIEPTDITRRLFDALHELGVMIAIDDFGTGHSSLGYLRNFNVDYLKIDQSFVAMIGADALSRHILDSIIELSAKLDLGIVAEGVETAQQCDYLVAQGVGFLQGYLFGRPLPCDEFIKSLTRH, translated from the coding sequence ATGCCCCTGACCACCAAAGGCCAAAGAAGCCGAGTCGCCCGCTATTTTTTCAGCACAATCTGCGGCCTGCTCCCGGTTTTACTGGGGGTTGTGATTCTTTATTGGCAGGCCGAGCGCACGCTTGAGCAAAGTACCGCTCAAACCGCACAGGAGGCAGTGCGTCAGTTCGACTTGATGCTCGATAACACCGCCCTCGCCGCCCGAGCCCTATTACCGCTGGCCGGCTTGCCGTGTGATAAATCCGCGAAGCTGGCACTGCGTGAGCAGGTCACCCGTCGGCCGTTCGTGCGCGCGACCACCTTGTCCTGGCAGAAAAACATTTATTGCAGTTCGTTGTTTGGCAGCAGTTATCAGTCGCCGGTCAACCCGGACGACTACGTTGACGGCAATCTGTGGTTGATGAACGGCAACCCCGTCACGCCGGATACCGCGCTGCTGGTTTACCGTTTGGTCGACGGTGATCGGGCCGCGTTCGCCTCCATTGACGGCTATCACCTCACCAATGCCTTGCGCCTGATCAGCCGCTACGCATTCCTGGTGCTGAAAGTAGGCCCTCATTGGCTGGACGCCGAAGGGAAGGTCCATACCGGCACGCCGCCGGCGTTTGACGTGGCCCATCACTTTTTGACCTCCAGCCGCTATCCGTACAGCGTTGACGTGGGCATGCCCGAGGGTGAGGTCTGGCGTTATATGCAGGCGCGTTATCCGGCGGTGTTCAGTCTGGTGGTGTTTTTTGGCGTGCTCGCCGGTCTCCTGGCCCATTGGCTGCAGATGCGCTCCTCGGCGCCTACCCACGAGTTGCAACGTGCCCTGGGCGCCAACGAATTCATTCCGTATTTCCAACCGGTAGTGCGCGGTGACACTCGCCAATGGGCGGGCTGCGAAGTACTGATGCGCTGGAAACACCCAAAAGAGGGCCTGGTGCGGCCGGATCTGTTCATCCCCCTGGCCGAGCACTCGGGACTGATTGTGCCCATGACGCGCGCTTTGCTGCGCCAAACCGCCGCGCAATTGGCGCCACATGCCGAGCGCTTCAGCCCGGGCTTTCATATCGGTGTGAACATCACCGCGCGTCATTGCCAGGATCTGGACCTGGTGGACGACTGCCGGGAGTTCCTTGCGGCCTTCCCGCCCGGCCAGGTCACCCTGGTACTGGAGTTGACCGAGCGTGAGCTGATCGAACCCACCGATATCACACGCCGCTTGTTCGACGCGCTGCACGAACTGGGTGTGATGATTGCAATAGACGACTTCGGTACCGGGCATTCCAGCCTGGGTTACTTGCGCAACTTCAATGTGGATTACTTGAAGATCGATCAAAGCTTCGTCGCCATGATCGGCGCGGATGCGCTTTCACGGCATATTCTCGACAGCATCATTGAACTGTCCGCCAAGCTCGACCTGGGTATCGTGGCAGAGGGCGTGGAAACAGCCCAACAGTGCGATTACCTTGTCGCCCAAGGCGTGGGCTTTTTGCAAGGCTACCTGTTTGGCCGTCCTTTACCGTGCGATGAGTTCATTAAGTCGCTGACCCGCCATTGA
- a CDS encoding histone-like nucleoid-structuring protein, MvaT/MvaU family: MSRLAEFRAAEKALQEQLAQLESLKNDAGLKKEIEFEEKLKKLMGSYDKSLRDVISILDPNPGKSGASAAAAPKQRRARVVKVYQNPHTGELIETKGGNHRGLKAWKEEYGADTVDSWLRG, translated from the coding sequence TTGTCCAGACTCGCCGAATTTCGCGCAGCAGAAAAAGCCCTTCAAGAGCAGCTTGCCCAGCTGGAATCCCTGAAAAACGACGCCGGGCTGAAGAAAGAAATCGAATTCGAGGAAAAGCTCAAAAAGCTGATGGGCAGCTATGACAAAAGCCTGCGCGATGTGATCTCCATCCTTGATCCAAACCCGGGCAAGTCGGGTGCCTCAGCCGCCGCCGCGCCAAAACAGCGCCGCGCACGCGTGGTCAAGGTCTACCAGAACCCGCACACCGGCGAACTCATCGAGACCAAAGGCGGCAACCACCGCGGCCTGAAAGCCTGGAAAGAAGAGTACGGCGCAGACACTGTAGATTCCTGGCTTCGCGGTTGA
- a CDS encoding DUF4946 domain-containing protein yields the protein MIEFRKPLLTTLCLVLGSPFVLAADPEIHWPSGWQVEEVESDGNAPDKPQTVSRQRAIKNDENGKTLMVMELTGTPIEAGHNVNLQGVLLEMRKSIQKDFAQGGYQSVCTKMHPAKLSRLEALETTCVITENGRHVLSQTLVGAVDTDKAYVFSYAGQAQAYEASQDEVSSVRDSLKL from the coding sequence ATGATCGAGTTTCGTAAACCGCTGTTGACTACGTTGTGCTTAGTGCTTGGCAGCCCGTTCGTACTGGCGGCCGACCCCGAGATTCATTGGCCCAGCGGCTGGCAGGTCGAGGAGGTTGAGTCCGATGGCAATGCGCCCGACAAACCCCAAACTGTGTCGCGGCAGCGCGCGATCAAAAATGATGAAAATGGCAAGACGCTAATGGTGATGGAATTGACCGGTACACCCATCGAGGCCGGCCATAATGTCAATCTTCAAGGCGTCTTGCTGGAAATGCGTAAATCCATCCAGAAAGATTTCGCCCAGGGTGGTTATCAAAGTGTATGCACCAAAATGCATCCCGCTAAATTGAGCCGCCTTGAGGCGCTGGAAACTACTTGTGTAATTACCGAGAACGGCCGGCATGTGCTATCGCAGACACTAGTGGGGGCGGTGGATACGGATAAAGCCTACGTGTTTTCATATGCAGGACAGGCGCAAGCGTACGAGGCCAGCCAGGATGAAGTCAGTTCGGTGCGTGACAGCCTCAAACTTTGA
- the gloA gene encoding lactoylglutathione lyase codes for MSLHELNTFPGVTAQPDTATTNFVFNHTMLRVKDITKSLDFYTRVLGFSLVEKRDFPEAEFSLYFLALVDKAQIPADAAERTQWMKSIPGILELTHNHGTENDADFAYHNGNTDPRGFGHICISVPDIVAACERFEALGCDFQKRLSDGRMKSLAFIKDPDAYWVEIIQPAPL; via the coding sequence ATGAGCCTGCACGAACTGAACACCTTCCCCGGCGTCACCGCCCAACCTGACACCGCCACCACGAACTTCGTGTTCAACCACACCATGCTGCGGGTCAAGGACATCACCAAGTCCCTGGATTTCTACACGCGCGTACTGGGTTTTTCCCTGGTTGAAAAACGCGACTTCCCGGAAGCCGAATTCAGCCTGTATTTCCTGGCCTTGGTGGACAAGGCCCAGATCCCGGCTGACGCTGCCGAGCGCACCCAATGGATGAAGTCGATCCCAGGCATCCTGGAACTGACTCACAACCACGGCACCGAAAACGACGCCGACTTCGCCTACCACAATGGCAACACCGACCCACGTGGTTTTGGCCATATCTGCATTTCGGTGCCGGATATCGTCGCCGCGTGCGAACGCTTCGAGGCCCTGGGCTGCGATTTCCAGAAGCGCCTGAGCGATGGCCGCATGAAAAGCCTGGCCTTTATCAAGGACCCGGACGCGTACTGGGTTGAGATCATTCAGCCAGCACCGCTGTAA
- the ahpF gene encoding alkyl hydroperoxide reductase subunit F has translation MLDANLKAQLKSYLERVTQPIEIVASLDDGAKSQEMLALLQDVTSLTTLITLNTDGNDARKPSFSINRPGADISLRFAGIPMGHEFTSLVLALLQVGGHPSKASVEVIEQIRALKGEFSFETYFSLSCQNCPDVVQALNLMAVLNPNIRHVAIDGALFQAEVDERQIMAVPSVYLNGVNFGQGRMGLEEILAKLDTSGIEKAAEKISAKDAFDVLVVGGGPAGSSAAIYAARKGIRTGVAAERFGGQVLDTMSIENFISVQETEGPKLASALEAHVRQYDVDIMNLQRASSLVPAKNTGELHEIRFESGATLKSKTVILATGARWREMGVPGEQEYKAKGVCFCPHCDGPLFKGKRVAVIGGGNSGVEAAIDLAGIVSHVTLLEFDSKLRADAVLQRKLHSLANVDVITSALTSEVKGDGQKVTGLAYKDRDSGEFKTIDLEGIFVQIGLLPNTDWLKGTVELTPRGEIIVDARGETSLPGVFAAGDVTTVPYKQIVIAVGEGAKASLSAFDHLIRTSAPA, from the coding sequence ATGTTGGACGCCAATCTTAAAGCTCAGTTGAAATCTTACCTGGAGCGGGTCACCCAGCCGATCGAGATCGTTGCCTCCCTCGACGACGGTGCGAAATCCCAGGAAATGCTCGCTCTTTTGCAGGATGTAACCAGCCTCACCACGCTGATTACCCTGAACACCGATGGCAATGATGCGCGCAAGCCGTCGTTCTCCATCAACCGCCCGGGTGCCGATATCAGCCTGCGTTTCGCCGGTATCCCCATGGGGCATGAATTCACTTCGCTGGTGTTGGCCCTGCTGCAAGTCGGTGGCCACCCGTCGAAGGCCAGTGTCGAAGTGATTGAACAGATCCGCGCCTTGAAAGGCGAGTTCAGCTTCGAGACGTACTTCTCGCTGTCGTGCCAGAACTGCCCGGACGTGGTCCAGGCGCTGAACCTGATGGCCGTGCTCAACCCCAACATCCGCCACGTAGCCATCGACGGTGCGCTGTTCCAGGCCGAGGTCGATGAGCGCCAGATCATGGCGGTGCCCAGTGTCTACCTCAACGGTGTGAACTTCGGTCAGGGCCGCATGGGCCTGGAAGAAATCCTCGCCAAGCTCGACACCAGCGGTATCGAAAAAGCCGCTGAGAAAATCAGTGCCAAAGACGCCTTTGATGTACTGGTTGTCGGCGGTGGCCCGGCCGGTTCGTCGGCCGCGATCTACGCTGCGCGCAAAGGCATCCGTACCGGTGTGGCCGCCGAGCGTTTTGGTGGCCAGGTTCTGGATACCATGTCCATCGAGAACTTTATCTCGGTACAGGAAACCGAAGGCCCGAAACTGGCCAGCGCCCTGGAAGCCCATGTGCGTCAGTACGACGTCGACATCATGAACCTGCAGCGTGCCAGTAGCCTGGTGCCGGCCAAAAATACCGGTGAGCTGCACGAAATTCGCTTCGAAAGCGGTGCGACGCTCAAGTCCAAGACGGTAATCCTGGCGACCGGCGCGCGCTGGCGAGAAATGGGTGTGCCAGGCGAGCAGGAATACAAGGCCAAGGGCGTATGCTTCTGCCCCCACTGCGATGGCCCGCTGTTCAAGGGCAAGCGCGTGGCGGTGATCGGTGGCGGCAACTCCGGCGTCGAAGCAGCCATCGACCTGGCCGGCATTGTCAGCCATGTGACCTTGCTCGAGTTCGACAGCAAGCTGCGCGCCGACGCTGTGTTGCAGCGCAAGCTCCATAGCCTGGCAAACGTTGATGTGATCACCAGCGCGTTGACCAGTGAAGTCAAGGGCGATGGCCAGAAAGTCACCGGTCTTGCCTACAAGGATCGCGACAGCGGCGAGTTCAAGACCATCGACCTGGAAGGCATTTTCGTGCAGATCGGTTTGCTGCCGAACACCGACTGGCTCAAAGGCACCGTGGAACTGACACCGCGCGGCGAGATCATCGTCGATGCGCGTGGCGAGACCTCACTGCCGGGTGTGTTCGCCGCCGGTGATGTGACGACCGTGCCGTACAAGCAGATCGTCATCGCCGTGGGCGAGGGCGCCAAGGCTTCCTTGAGTGCGTTCGACCACCTGATCCGCACTTCCGCGCCAGCGTAA